In Setaria viridis chromosome 5, Setaria_viridis_v4.0, whole genome shotgun sequence, the genomic stretch GGCTCTGTCCGTGCACTAGTTAATTACTACTGCTAATCgtaccgcgccgccggccgccgccgccgccgccgccaccgcagacGTGCGCTGCTCCGCGACTACCACCGCAGTCCGCACTCCGCAGCCATATTGTAGTTGTAGCAGCAGCACGCACGCCACGCGCGGACCAGACGTCCAACGATGACCACAGTGGCGACGaccaccgcggcggcgtggaCCAGGGAGGAGGACAAGGCTTTCGAGAACGCGgtagcggccgccgcggcgccgcccgccgacgGGCCGCCCGACGAGGGCTGGTTCGCGGCGCTCGCGGCGAGCGTGCCGGCGCggacggcggaggaggtgcggcggcacTACGAGGCGCTTGTGGAGGACGTGGCCGCCATCGAGGCCGGCCGCGTCCCGCTCCCGAGCTACGCCGGCGAGGACCCGTCCGCCGCGACGCCCGACAGCGCCGCTGGTGCCGCGTCCGCGCccaaggacggcggcggaggaggaggaggcgggcacCGGCGCGAGGAGCGGAAGAGCGGCGTCGACGTGGGGAAGAGCTGCTCCAAGGCGGAGCAGGAGCGGCGCAAGGGCATCCCGTGGACGGAGGAAGAGCACAGGTTCGTCGCGAATCTCCTCCTGGAGTTCTTGATTTCAAAGCTTGCATCGTTCATGTCATCCATCGATTCCAATCATAATAAGCACACGCTGATGGTGGTGACGTTCTTGCGTTCATGGCCGCTAATCTGGTGATGATACGGTGCCGCAGGTTGTTCTTGCTGGGTCTGGATAAGTTCGGCAAGGGCGACTGGCGGAGCATCTCGCGCAACTTCGTCATCTCGCGGACGCCGACGCAGGTGGCGAGCCACGCGCAGAAGTACTTCATCCGCCTCAACTCCATGAACCGCGATCGGCGCCGCTCCAGCATCCACGACATCACCAGCGTCACCGCGGGGGAggtcgcggcggccggcgccccgATCACCGgcgggcccgccgccgcgggagcgATGCCGATGGGACCCGCGGGCATGAAGCACCACCACCCGGGTCCGCCGATGGGCATGTACGGGCACGCGCCCATGGGCCACCCCGTCGCCGGGCACATGgtggcgcccgccgccgtcggcacGCCCGTCATGTTCCCGCCGGGCCACTCGCCCTACGTCGTGCCGGTGGGCTACCCGGCGCCACCGGCCAAGATGCACCAGTGATCGCTTACCTTTCCGGCGTGATCTCgatgctcttcttcttgctcaTGCATTTGCACATCTGCAAAGCTGCATTTCTTtgcttgttttctttctttgatttttgaTGATCTTGTGTAGCCACCGTCCATCCTTCCCTGATCTCCCACTGATGTAACATAGATGGCTTGAGTGAGTGCAGGGCAGGCAGGCGAATAATAAGTATCTGCTGACTGTTGCAGGAGCTACTTATAATCACACCCAGGGAGGCTCCAGAAACGTGTAATTAGCAGCAGCCTCCCAGGGTGCATTGATCGATCATACGTGCAGGGTTGCAACTGGGGACTGATCGAATCCATTTTGCGGATGTAAATTGATTGCCTATATCCATTTTGTGCAGAAAGATACATTGATCGCCATGGTACATTTGCCCCCTCAGCAGCCACTGTGTTCAAACAGTGTTGAGTTTAGGGTTGAACTTATATTGTTTCAGTTTCAGTTATGATCTATGGTCAGACACTCGGTTAAGATGGATTAAATgttcgttttattttttgaaactcGTTTTTGTCATTCGGAAGTAAATGTCATATGCTATAGATTCACTTGTGCCTATATATTTGTATTGAAGTTGGCCAAAAATAAAAGCAGGCTTCTAACAGGGTAATTCAACTGACTGAAATGGAAACTTTGCTTGCTTTTTCGTTTTGAGAAGAACCACGATTGTGCGTGACTTGAAGAAAAACCCTGAGCCAAGACACCTATTAGTTATGAAACCACAATGTCGACTCGAAAGAGTTGACATGGCAGTTGGCGTACTTTCTCATCATCttaaggtagtgtttggttggctcaaatgtaacgtaatctgattactgaaggtaacgaatcccattacatatgtttggttgcggtggtttgtaatcaattgacactgtaatcgaatcccttacctagataatatctatacaagcttgttacccctcctcccccaccgtaatcaaatatagcacccacacagtaatctaattacgttaccagagtgcaaccaaacaaagagggcaatcaccCATTCCACCTCCAAATACattgtaatctgattccctttgcgtttacattaccttagcacgaaccaaacactatctaagTTCATCCGAAGAACCATGAGCCAAGATTTTTCAGATGTTGGACAAGGTGAATGCTATGGGACATTGTGTTCTGTAACAACAAGAATTGTGTTCCACCAATTCATTTCTCAGCATACGTtgtcttttctatttcttcctATTTAGATTTAGTTTCAGCATATCTCATGAAGTCCGCAGCATGCGCATTAGCACCGGACCCTCCTGCACGCAGCTTCTTCTGCCTTGACAATGCAAGATATCTCTGGGCTTCAGAATGGGTAAGCACAAGCGGAATGAGAACGCTGATAGATTTGGCCATGCGCCAGGCACTTTGGGGGCATCCATGCCGACTTGGCAGCACATGATACTATGATAGTCTGCGCCGCGAAGCAGACGATGCGACGGTAGGAGACGACTAGGAGTCGAACGCGCGTTCTGTGTCAGAATTCAGAAAGGAGGCAATATCTAAACGATTGATGTAAGCCAGAAGTGCCATTTCTGTATTAACATCACATTAAATTCACACATTGCAGGACTGTATGTCTGTATCTCCGGGGTCAAACAGTCCCAGTTTTTTTTCAGACAAAATGTCATCAGAAACAGAgcaccaatcaaagaaaagatAATTGCACCCGTGGTAAGTCCAAGTTTAGTGATTGGGTTCCCCAATAAGGGCAATAGCACTAAACTGCTTCTAAACAGAGCACTAATCAGGGGCAACTGATTGTTAACCTTGTCAAACCATGCAGAATGAACCCAGTTGTGTAGGAGTATTGAGGAACTTCAAATGATCAATCTCACGCAATAGAAACACCAAGCAAGAGATGCTGCATATGGGCCTGCCATCTTCCAAGCGTGCAGAGTCAATTTTCTCAATGATACTTCATCTGCTCCAGCATAGGCGTACACCTTGCACGAGAGCAAAACAGAATTGCTGCGAGTACAATTTCACCATAACACAAATGTCAATAAAATCAGCAAAATTATCCTACAAAAGACCCTTTTTTATGGACCTAGTCATTTGGATCATTTTGCCAACAATTTTATTGCTACACAAAATTGGAGTTTGCATAAATCATAGCAACATCTAGTTTGGATCAGCCAATGGCCAGTAACAGATGCAACTTAGACATTACTTGACAAAGAAAGTTGCTGGAAATTATTCAAGAAAACACCGGAATGATTCTCCAGAATCACACAGACATTGCAAACTAAGATCGCTATGAAGTTCCTCTGATCTCAGCAGCCAGTAAATTTTGTGATTCaacaccccaccccacccaatACAGAAGGATGTGTTTAAGCTTATCAAACCATGCACAAGCCGAAATGATAAATCCCATACATAAGAAGTACCAAACAAGGGATTCTGCACATTGAATTGTATATAAACCTTTCAAGCTGACACTCAATTTTCAAAATGATGCTTGGATGAGAGCAAAACCAAAAAAAGAAAGCAACTAATATCATCGTAATATGATTTTAATAAAATCAGCGAAAATTATGAAATAAAGCATCAGTTCCATAATAAATCAATCCATATCAAGCATTTCATGAGCATATCTTCTTCGACATCTATTGGTGGTCAAAATTGAAGAAAATAGACTTCAACCATATTATAGAAATACACAGTTTTGCagaataaataaattattaatgGATAACTAAGGATATTATGAAAGCATATTCAAGCAAACTGCTGCCTCACTGTAGAATGATCATCCAGATTACCACATAAATTGAAACTTATTCATATCAATTGACAAAGAAAGACATACATAGTACATTCAAGCAAACTGCCTCACACTAGAAAGGTTATCCGCAATACCATGGATCCTGCAAGACTAAGATCACTTCATTCTGTTGCTGCTGTCGGCGTATTCCTTCTTcccctgttgctgctgctggtggtggtggtaacCATATCGTTCAATAAGTACCAGCATACTGTACGCTGTTGATGCCCAGGTACAGTGATGACAGGAGTTATGCAAGATGTAGACCTCCCAGTTTCCATGTCAAAGACCATGCCCTGATCCTCACCATTCCCACCAATCCAGTATACGCAGTTGGCCCTAATTCCCGGCACACCCTCTGCACACATTGACATTGCATTGTTCCTTCCAATAAAAAAGGAGTAGCCCCTCAAGTCCTTCACCACATCCCAGCAAGGCTGGCGCTGGGGATAGTATCTTAGAACAAATATCTCATTCTCCAGGGTGCGACGCCGACCTCCTCCAGGAAGCTGAAGAGAAACGGTGCAGCTTGTGTTCCTCCAGACTTGGTACAGATTACCCTCGCACATCACCAAGTTCTTAGCACCAGTGACCGCAGACACAATGTCATAGGGCGTAGCAAAGGCAATGACAGGGTTGGACCCAGCGTTCCCTGCGGACAACAAGGGCTCGATGGTGGCTCCTTCATTTAGATCCTCTCCTTGACATTCAGGTGAACGTCTCATAAACAGGTCAGATACATCCTGCAGTAAATCAATCGCCATTCCCTTCATTGGATCTGGAGCTCCAGGAGCAGATATCCACCTTCGAATGTGTTCAGGAGTTTGGAGAAGAGAAAACTCTGAACCATTTACCGTGGCaggttgccggcggcggcgctcaggGAGGTGTAGGACATGCACGTTCCCGCACCTGGTGAGGCAGTAGACCTTGCCTTCGCCATGGTAGACGAGGTCGGTGAAATGGTCCCCATCAGCGAGACAAACGGGGCCCAGGACGGCCCACCTCCTAGCCCCGGCGGTGACGTACGCGATCCTGTCGCTGTcgcagatggcggcggcgacgaaatCGTCCTTGGCGGGGCTGGGCGCGAAGACGACCTTGGAGACCACCCAGATGGCGTCGTAGATCAGCGGCGGCAGGACGACCTCCGCGGGTGCGACGGGGTtgaggaggacgatgacggcGCGGCGCTCGAGGTAGGGGACGACGGAGAGCGCGATCCAGGAGCCGCTGGAGCCGACGCAGCGGCTGTTGTAGGAGATGAAGGGCACGAGGTCGAAGGACCTCcgcgcggggagggaggcggcgaaggTGGGGCGCGATTGCCCCcacccgtcgccggcgacgagaaggagcgccggagccggcggcgcgagCACGCGGCGCCACGCCGCGCAGGCGCCCCTCGCGCTGGTGTAGCACTTGAGGCCGAGGCGGTCGGCGATGCGGGCGAGCAGGTCCGGCGGCAGGTCCGCCCACGGCGCCATGGGCGGCGACTGGTTAAGGTTAGGGGCTTGGGGGGAATTTATTGGAAAAATTGATTGGGGCTGGCTGTGTAGTTGTGAAGTGGGAACAGAAGAACTGAGCCGCGCAACCCGTTCCtgttcctatttttttttagaGGAAACCCGTTCCTTTTTCCTAGGCGGTTACCACAACCTGAGGACCCTTGGCTTGTCCGGTCCAGGAAAGTCGGGTGGATGTCTCGAAATTTAAATTATTT encodes the following:
- the LOC117854549 gene encoding transcription factor MYBS1, giving the protein MTTVATTTAAAWTREEDKAFENAVAAAAAPPADGPPDEGWFAALAASVPARTAEEVRRHYEALVEDVAAIEAGRVPLPSYAGEDPSAATPDSAAGAASAPKDGGGGGGGGHRREERKSGVDVGKSCSKAEQERRKGIPWTEEEHRLFLLGLDKFGKGDWRSISRNFVISRTPTQVASHAQKYFIRLNSMNRDRRRSSIHDITSVTAGEVAAAGAPITGGPAAAGAMPMGPAGMKHHHPGPPMGMYGHAPMGHPVAGHMVAPAAVGTPVMFPPGHSPYVVPVGYPAPPAKMHQ
- the LOC117858946 gene encoding uncharacterized protein; this translates as MAPWADLPPDLLARIADRLGLKCYTSARGACAAWRRVLAPPAPALLLVAGDGWGQSRPTFAASLPARRSFDLVPFISYNSRCVGSSGSWIALSVVPYLERRAVIVLLNPVAPAEVVLPPLIYDAIWVVSKVVFAPSPAKDDFVAAAICDSDRIAYVTAGARRWAVLGPVCLADGDHFTDLVYHGEGKVYCLTRCGNVHVLHLPERRRRQPATVNGSEFSLLQTPEHIRRWISAPGAPDPMKGMAIDLLQDVSDLFMRRSPECQGEDLNEGATIEPLLSAGNAGSNPVIAFATPYDIVSAVTGAKNLVMCEGNLYQVWRNTSCTVSLQLPGGGRRRTLENEIFVLRYYPQRQPCWDVVKDLRGYSFFIGRNNAMSMCAEGVPGIRANCVYWIGGNGEDQGMVFDMETGRSTSCITPVITVPGHQQRTVCWYLLNDMVTTTTSSSNRGRRNTPTAATE